In Prunus dulcis chromosome 1, ALMONDv2, whole genome shotgun sequence, the following are encoded in one genomic region:
- the LOC117615645 gene encoding probable methyltransferase PMT3, with protein MTRGRSDLSQKKRIITSLCVLGIFLGFLYVYHGSIFGSQSHGASALEYGSRSWRKLGSSYLGGDEDNDSKQDESSTKYGQEDGEEDVILKSFPVCDDRHSELIPCLDRNLIYQMRLKLDLSLMEHYERHCPAPERRYNCLIPPPPGYKVPIKWPQSRDEVWKVNIPHTHLAQEKSDQNWMIVKGEKIVFPGGGTHFHYGADKYIASIANMLNFSKNNLNNEGRLRTVFDVGCGVASFGAYLLSSDIMAMSLAPNDVHQNQIQFALERGIPAYLGVLGTKRLPYPSRSFELAHCSRCRIDWLQRDGILLLELDRLLRPGGYFAYSSPEAYAQDEEDLKIWREMSALVERMCWRIAAKKNQTVIWQKPLTNDCYMEREPGTQPPLCRSDDDPDAVWGVPMEACISTYSDHDHREKGSGLAPWPARLTAPPPRLADFGYSNEMFEKDTELWRHRVENYWNLLSPKIESNTLRNVMDMKSNMGSFAAALKDKDVWVMNVVPEDGPNTLKLIYDRGLIGSVHSWCEAYSTYPRTYDLLHAWTVFSDIEKKECSAEDLLLEMDRILRPTGFIIIRDKQSVVDFVKKYLTALHWEAVAVADSSIDSDQDGDDVVFIIQKKIWLTSESLRDSE; from the exons ATGACGCGGGGGAGATCTGATCTGTCTCAAAAGAAGCGTATAATCACATCTCTGTGTGTTTTGGGAATATTTCTTGGTTTCCTATATGTATATCATGGATCCATTTTTGGCTCTCAAAGTCATGGTGCATCAGCACTAGAATATGGTAGCAGATCCTGGAGAAAGCTCGGTTCATCTTATTTGGGAGGGGATGAAGATAATGATAGCAAGCAGGATGAATCTTCAACAAAATATGGGCAGGAAGATGGAGAGGAggatgtcattttgaagaGCTTCCCT GTTTGTGATGATCGGCATTCAGAACTTATTCCCTGCTTAGACAGAAATCTTATATACCAAATGAGACTGAAGCTGGACCTGTCTTTGATGGAGCACTATGAGAGACATTGCCCTGCTCCAGAACGGCGGTACAATTGCTTGATTCCTCCTCCACCAGGGTACAAG GTCCCAATCAAATGGCCCCAAAGCAGAGATGAAGTATGGAAAGTAAACATACCTCATACTCACCTTGCACAAGAGAAATCTGACCAGAACTGGATGATTGTAAAAGGCGAAAAGATAGTGTTCCCTGGGGGAGGCACACATTTTCACTATGGAGCCGATAAGTATATTGCTTCAATTGCAAAT ATGCTCaacttttcaaaaaacaatttaaacaaTGAAGGAAGGTTACGAACAGTTTTTGATGTTGGTTGTGGAGTTGCAAGTTTTGGAGCCTATTTGCTATCGTCCGATATCATGGCAATGTCCTTGGCACCCAATGATGTGCATCAAAACCAGATCCAATTTGCTTTAGAAAGAGGTATTCCAGCATATCTTGGTGTTCTAGGGACCAAAAGGCTTCCTTACCCAAGCAGATCCTTTGAACTTGCTCACTGTTCCCGTTGTAGAATTGATTGGCTTCAAAGAGATGGGATCCTTCTTCTTGAGCTGGATAGGTTGCTCAGACCAGGAGGCTACTTTGCATACTCATCTCCAGAAGCATATGCACAAGATGAGGAGGATCTTAAAATATGGAGAGAGATGAGTGCCCTTGTGGAACGCATGTGTTGGAGAATAGCTGCAAAAAAGAACCAAACTGTCATTTGGCAAAAACCACTAACAAATGACTGTTATATGGAAAGAGAACCTGGTACTCAACCTCCTCTCTGCCGATCTGATGATGATCCAGATGCAGTATGGGGTGTGCCAATGGAAGCTTGCATCTCAACATACTCTGATC ATGACCATAGGGAAAAGGGGAGTGGATTGGCCCCCTGGCCAGCTAGATTGACAGCTCCTCCTCCTCGACTTGCTGATTTTGGCTATTCAAATGAAATGTTTGAAAAAGATACG GAACTTTGGCGACACAGagttgagaattattggaatCTCTTGAGTCCAAAGATCGAATCAAACACTCTGAGGAATGTGATGGATATGAAATCAAACATGGGGTCGTTTGCAGCTGCTCTGAAGGACAAGGATGTTTGGGTGATGAATGTTGTCCCTGAAGATGGACCAAATACACTTAAGCTGATATATGACAGAGGCCTTATAGGCTCCGTTCACAGCTG GTGTGAAGCCTATTCGACATACCCCCGCACTTATGATTTACTCCATGCTTGGACTGTATTCTCTGacatagaaaagaaagaatgtaGTGCTGAGGATCTGTTGCTTGAGATGGATCGCATACTCCGGCCTACTGGTTTTATAATCATCCGTGACAAACAATCAGTGGTAGATTTCGTTAAGAAGTACCTAACGGCATTGCACTGGGAAGCAGTGGCAGTAGCCGACTCCAGTATAGATTCAGACCAGGATGGAGACGACGTTGTGTTTATtatccaaaagaaaatatggcTGACAAGTGAAAGCCTCAGGGATTCGGAATAG